The Coffea arabica cultivar ET-39 chromosome 2c, Coffea Arabica ET-39 HiFi, whole genome shotgun sequence genome includes the window AGCTCCTTTGCTATTTCAATCTAAATAAAAACACAATAAACCAACAGAGGTGAATAAAACAGTAAAAGCATACTGCTGAGAGCTGTGAAACAATCAATCTTGTCTTCAAAGCATTTAGTTGGCTGGAAAACGGCCTTAAAGACTACCTCATCAAGATCTTGCGCAGATTTTGAAGGGACTTTAGTAACCTCCGATCCCAAGGCTTCAATCTTGGCACGTAATTCTACTTCCTCTTGATTGGTTAATGATTCAACCTGTAAAAGTTTGTCATTAATGATCTTAGACAGAACAGAATACATCTCAGCTGAATCCCATTACCAAAAGAGAAGTGCCCAACTCACAAATAAACTGTGCTAACACAGTTTACCAACTGAAATGTCAAGAAACAAATTAGGTAGGAAGAGATTATGACCCAATAACAGTCAAAGGCATCTTAGTATGCTGCATCTGAATTTGAGTCATGAGTTAGTAAAATTTGTTGAAGCAATTTTTACTTATGTATGGTTTTATCCTTCCTAAAAAGTTGTTCTCAAACACATCCTACACAGAAGAAAAGGTTTATTATGGTATACACCCTTGGTTAAGAACTTCTCAAAGAGCTGGCTAGCTAATCATGAGCTAcaagaggagaaaaaaatggtggTGATCCATAGCAGGATTCTTAATCAGATATTTTAGCCAGCAATAACGGGTTGCACCTCACTTCCCTCCCaatctctctcttcttcttgtcaagaTGAAGCAATAGACCAGCTTCTTTTCATATTTATAACCTTCCTTCAGATGGGGATGGGGTTGTTGGATGGTCATTAAATCACTTTAGTAACCCAAAGGAACCATTTCTAAGATGCAAAATGGCTTTAAAGGTATGAATTTTGGGCTCATACTTTCATTCAAAccaatttaataataaaataattccTACCTTACTCCAATAAAGAAGTGAATTTTGGTTAAGGTATCAAAGCTATGCAGGTCATGGATGGACAGTAAAACAATCGataacattttaaatttctatatACTTGTGACTGAAAACCTATGTATACCCTGCAAAAAAGAAGTTCTTGGTTTAAACTTTTGCACATAAAACCCTGAACCTGCAGATAGGAACATAATGCCTCTTCAATCTTCACTACAACATATACCTTTGAATCAGTTAATAATTACAGCAATGGcaattacaaatatttatatctcaGTACCCTCCTTCACCAAATTGGAGATTTTAGACCTTAAAGTCCAAAGTGCTACTCAAACCTGGTAGCACCCAATAACCAATCCGAAAATAAGTACTATTAAGCATATCCATACTTGGAAATGTCAAGTGTTTACCCGAATTACCAAGAAGCAGAAGAAGTGCTAAAGTCAAAAATGTTGAAGGCTAAGCTGGATGCAGTATGTGCAGAAAAAGAACGTATAGTATGAAAGGGCAGAAATAGCTAAGTTCTTTGCAGGATATCGCTTCTTTCTCTATCAGTCCCAATAATTCAACAAGAGCACAATCTGAACCAAGCTATAACCTCCCAGTCCTTTGTGAAGTATAGCTCCCTAAGTTAAATAGAAAAGTGCAGCTCCTGTCAGGCTTTGCTTCTTTTCGTTTCACTTAAAAGACCATCTCAACAATGTATACGTTCCCCAAAATGTGTCCCCATTAAGCTTACTACAACAATAAAACAGACTCTGCAAACTCCAGTAATGGGAGAGTCAAGTAATAtgtgaattgcaaaaattgctCCTTAAGCTCGAGAGAAATCTAGCCACCAAAACAGCATTTCTCAACGTGAGGCACACTACAGATATCCATCCAGCAATGCAACAAATCAACACATTTTCTTTCGTTTACCATTTTACATGTAGATTACCAACGAAAGGGCTGCTAATACCTTCCCATCAAATAGAATATGCAAACAAACTCACTGTTGCCTTGCTGGCCTACAGGATTCCTAAACCGTTCTACTCGATCAGAAAGACACCCATAAAAGATCACATTTGTAAGAAAGGTGAACCCTTCAACATCACTTGACAAAATAAGTACTTAGAGATCTAACCTTCCTAGGTGCACCTACTTTGGTTGATTGCTCAATATCATTTTCAATCTTGGTCTTGTCTGTATCAGAAAATTGAGTGCTGAGGAAGCAAAAATAGAATGAAGAAACCAGTGCTAGTTCCCACTTCTAATTTGTGTGCCTTGTTAAAATGTAGAGACTAGAGAACATAGTAACTCGTTCTTCAAATATTCTTTCTATACAGTAGTTTTATACAAGTTACATATCTAACCAGAAACTTACTGATAGACTTTGGATCAATGGCAGTGTTGGAGAAGTAAAAAGAAACACTTGTGTGGGTATACAACATATGGCTAGAGCGGCATCAAACACACTTTCCTCCATAGTGAAAAACTACAGACGTGACAATTTCAAAAATCATGCCCATAAATCCATTCCTAACTGAGTCTTTGGACAGCACTCCAAATTCAAAGCATGAATGGCAGCATAAGGTGACACGGGGAATTTATTCAGAAAATATCTTCTGTTTTGGATGAGCTGTGTTTAAAAGACTAATAGTCATCTTAAATGAATCAAGaacttatttttatcttttttctcaAGGAAGAACTTAATAAAGCACTATACTAACTATCTACATCACCAGCTGAAGGGATATCAACCAACAAGGGCAGCTAAGAATCAAATTAGaattggagctggaattggatTCACATTCTACTaaaattgagctaaaattttgtagtaTACAATTCAAATTCCAGTTCCAAGTATGATAGGCCCTATTTTCCTACAAAATACTTTTCCATTTTCACATCAACTGAAATTCTCTCAAGGAACCAAACACATCATCTCCTTCTTTTAAGTTATTCGACTTACATGCAGGATTCAATCCTCAATGTCTCATTTCCTCCCTTCTCCTCCCCTCCTAAAAGCTCGGAAAAAGAATATACATCCAAGACGTACAAAAACGAAAAAATCTTGATTACAcaaacagaaaaggaaaaaggaaaaatgacaaCAGAGCCTATTCAGAAAAATCCAGAATCAAGCAATCAAGAAAAACCAATAAAAGAACTTAAAATTGACGTTGACCAAAAAAATCCCATAAAGAAATCTATCTATCTACCCGAACTCAGATAAGGAATCTTTAAATCCCAAGAAATTATTAATTCCAAGTTCCGTGTAGAATGCAGATACCTGTTGGAGGAGACTGGACAGGAGACCAAAGAGCTGAGCATCAGCAGGAGGAGAAGGTGCTTCTTGTGATGATTTACCTTCTGCCATTTTCGCGATTGCAGAAGATTTCTGGGCAGAATACCCAAGTTTCCTTTTGTGAAAAGCCAAACACGGGCTTGTACAGTTAATGGACAGTTGGAGACCGGAGTACGTGCCCCGGTTAGCTGAATAGTGAATACTCTTgtcttcatttttttaaatttctttttcctcGTGGaagatttttattcttttattcttttttttttttttgcccttttgaaAGTTAtatcccctctttttttttttttttttttcaacataaGTAGGAGAACTAGTAGAATTCGAGACCTCTCACTTACGCTCCCTTTCCCCGTACTActcaacccaaccctccccctaaaGTTATACCCTCTcttaatccattttttttttcttttcatccaatgcctttttttttcatagaaATTGATTATCCACCATCTCGATAGCATAGCAAAATTAGAGAGTAAAAATATACATGTTATAATGAAATTACCTACCTATTTAGTTGTCTACCTTTAATAGATAAAGGACATTTGATTCTTATTATTTTAGCAAATTTGTTAAGCATAATATTTTCAATTGTTTACCTAAATTCTTCGTAGTATTTATGTTTGTGTTTTTATATATGGGAAACAAAACAGAAGAAAGCACATTTTAATTATGACCAATAGGAATAATTACAATTATATGGTCATTTGATGaagattttgatgttttcctcATTAAAAAACTATGCTATAGGAACAAACAAAATTTTGAGTATTTTAGCACTAGCAAAACCAATTGCGTTCTCCAATATTTCTCCAGCTGAAACTAAGGTGAAAATGGTCTTTTTAGAATataagaaaaaatttaaaaaaaaaaaatataacactttcatttatttacttttaagcAAAAGATAAGACTGGATATTTCTTGGTGGTTGGGCCTTATCTTTCCTATCAGATTTTTCCTATCAAGTGCAATATGATTGAGCAGGGACGGGTGGCACAATCCCATGAAATTTTTTTGGGTAGAAGTAATTCATTCATTGTTGAAGAAAGTAGAATGAGGTCATTGACAGTAATTGGCCCTGTTAGCCACTTTGGTGGTCCAGTCCAGGAATTGCCAATTGTTTGCTAACTTGGTAGTTTCCTATCCCAATATACAatttgttccaaaaaaaaaataaaggaaaatagataaaataagaatttttttttaaaaaaaattattattttctagtaGAGAAGTGGGATATAAGAAGCGAGAGGGAGAAGGAGGAAGGCGAATTAGAAATCAGGATCTCTAATTTTGGGACTTCTACCTAATAAAATGAGAAGTAGAGTAAAAGcatataatattattattatcaaaaAGTGAAACACCTTGgtctgaaaaggaaaaaaagaaaaaaaaaaaaagccatcaTCTTCTTTTATGGCAACCTAAAgctcaacctttttttttttttttttttgtcttcataTTTTATTCTATTGGTGAGGTGTTGTTCGAGTGGTATATGAAATTAACTAGGTGTTTGAGCACTAAGACATACAGCTggtgaaattaaaattttgtatCTTGAGCTGGTGAAATTAACTAAAAGTTTGTACTCCTTTATCTTTCAAATGGAAAATACAAAGTCACATGAATCCTTTTTATCTTGAGCTGCTTTATAAGATGACCTTTAAGGCCCTACCAGATTttataaaaacaaataaatgaagaaTTATACATGATAATGACCCGCAATATAATCTCCTctttaataaagaaaaagaacacaTGAAATATTGACAATGACATACATGGTAACGTGCATCTTAGAGCCCCAAAAAGAAGTCCTTTGAGTCAATGATCAAACAACACACGCAACCAATTAAATTAACACTCAGCGGAAATCAAAAGAATGGTCCAAACGGACATTTCACCAAAAAGAAGTCCCCAAAAAGAAGTCATTTCACCAACACTCAAGTCTTCCAGATCAGTCTCAATTCCCAGAACTACagaaaaatgtttgaaaatttagttAGGTTACTTGATGGAATGTCTCTATTATCAGCCAACACAAGTTGATCAGTCCGCAACAACGaattaatttctttttcttttatagaTATAAAAAAAGTCAAATTCTGCTACTGATGATGATGTAAAGATTGTACTCTGCAAACGggatttggggcagggacggtcatcagtaTAACCGTCCCTGCACGATTAAGGGTCAAGATTGATTctcaaaattttgtgcggcTGAGATTATAtcatgtaactcgattttcgcgtcaagtgtggggcccactactatctgttgtgaaaatacatcctgtgaaaaaaaagttacacgatGTACAAAGAAAGTTACGCCAAGTTGATAATGACTAAAATTGGCAGGGACGATTGCACCTGCAACTAGAAgtggcaatttggattgagatccatttatccatccatataatccataattaaatggataatggattatcc containing:
- the LOC113726951 gene encoding uncharacterized protein, yielding MAEGKSSQEAPSPPADAQLFGLLSSLLQQVESLTNQEEVELRAKIEALGSEVTKVPSKSAQDLDEIEIAKELDKLSSKLDDVDKMISSDPEVRSLLSSTADVWMPVITANSNERRNFTATFADDNHEVQGKDSK